The proteins below come from a single Mugil cephalus isolate CIBA_MC_2020 chromosome 7, CIBA_Mcephalus_1.1, whole genome shotgun sequence genomic window:
- the per2 gene encoding period circadian protein homolog 2 isoform X4 — MSEDSDSKPYCFAELEDQNGASGCRPSTSCSSIPRGASGCSSMAQLHRMGGYSQGGPDLGLPSEGSDSSGQDPPASSHKLRKNARSRSLPEEDVEMKSSGSSGSGTESHGNESHGNESHGNESHGHGSLGSSNGNSKDSALLESSESNKSSNSHSPSPPSSSNAFSLLSSEQDNPSTSGCSSQESAKAKTQKEVIKTLKELKLHLPAEKKHNNKATTLNTLKYALRCVKQVEANEEYYQLLMINDSQPSGLDVSSYTIEEIDSITSEYTLKNNDIFAVAVSLITGRIVYISDQAASILNCKRDVFKNSKFVEFLTPQDVSVFYSFTTPYRLPSWSMCTGAESSPPDCIQEKSFFCRISGGKDCEGDLQYYPFRMTPYLMKVQDTVHAEDQFCCLLLAERVLSGYDAPRIPTDKRIFTTTHTPSCVFQDVDERAVPLLGYLPQDLIGTPVLLHLHPNDRPIMLAIHRKILQYAGQPFDHSSIRFCARNGEYIILDTSWSSFVNPWSRKVSFVIGRHKVRMGPVNEDVFSPASTISEMKTMDSDIQEITEQIHRLLLQPVHNSGSSGYGSLNNDHHLGMTSSNESLNNGKMQQEEEQVSHKARPRTFQEICKGIHLQKSQEQQMAKLDNRKSSGIESAQKSLAVVRPKDPAALFNWKETGSAVENSRGSFQEELGVGDQTGSYSYQQISCLDSVIRYLESCNVPITMKRKCQSSSNTTSSNSDEDKQKGASSMQVTEEPALLKNQSGLSALDDQGKKSSDAATAVVGTSLPLPVPNKPESVVSITSQCSYSSTIVHVGDKKPQPESEIIEDVPGAGETAEPSQIPTAPPSSVSPPSQEREPYKRLGLTKQVLAAHTQKEEQAFLCRFRELRGHSALKENCSQYLERQREQFTSDGTPAARPSKQSGQGAEPTTRRGTRNRKTKSKRVKKIESSDSTVSQHRQQQLRPPLLNHGLNQTSWSPSETSQSAFPMAYPAVMSGYPLQVYPSPAASSVAPRTDATLQSFPDNQCPQAPVCPPPIQAPPFGAPMVTPVVALVMPNYLYPLMGPGPQPPHPVYQADTGGFPTQTQHCAQATFPGLGPFAPLPAFNGHNQFNGQSHLIPQAGYLTPSFYFPPTTETPKAPVEGQSRSSTPQSGIAGGQASPPLFQSRCSSPLNLLELELSVDRQDSTAMSSVGQGNNTTEREKGASLNQAKERELKQPSLNLLGPPGPLYFEVTSCVCERLSWDKVCSRLRAYTKETSSRGDGNNSDANSSSSDMLDIILQEDSCSGTGSATSGSMGSGSNGCGTSASGTSNSGTSKSRTSASGTSASGTSGSGTGSNNSSNYFGSVDSSQNSQKVKGHLSGSDERPVEMEQSEHFINDIQRVLREDKEKLRLMQKNQPRFSEEQKKELIEVHPWIKKGGLPKAIDVKVCSCCDGAPEAAAAAAAAAGEDHPDLSLGDAESGVSCLQRPREEQSNAGAISCHGSSLSSTQMQPARQ, encoded by the exons CCTCGTCGCACAAGCTTCGCAAGAATGCTCGCTCCAGATCGCTCCctgaggaggatgtggagaTGAAGAGCAGCGGGTCCAGTGGGAGTGGGACTGAATCACACGGCAACGAGAGCCACGGCAATGAGAGCCACGGAAATGAGAGTCACGGCCATGGGTCGTTGGGCAGCTCCAATGGCAACAGCAAAGACTCAGCACTCCTGGAATCATCAGAGAGCAACAAGAG CTCCAACTCCCACAGCCCGTCTCCTCCGAGCAGCTCCAACGCCTTCAGTCTGCTCAGCTCCGAGCAGGACAACCCTTCAACCAGCGGCTGCAG TAGTCAGGAATCAGCCAAAGCCAAGACCCAGAAGGAGGTGATTAAAACTCTGAAAGAGCTGAAGCTTCACCTGCCTGCtgagaagaaacacaataaCAAGGCTACCACATTGAACACCCTCAAGTACGCCCTGCGATGTGTGAAGCAGGTGGAAG CCAATGAGGAGTATTACCAGCTGCTGATGATCAATGACAGCCAGCCTTCAGGCCTGGATGTATCTTCTTATACAATAGAGGAAATAGACAGCATCACTTCTGAATACACCCTTAAAAACAAT GACATTTTCGCAGTAGCGGTGTCTCTAATCACAGGGAGGATAGTCTACATTTCTGACCAGGCTGCCTCCATCCTCAACTGCAAAAGAGACGTGTTCAAGAACTCCAAGTTTGTGGAGTTCCTGACGCCGCAGGATGTCAGCGTGTTCTACAGCTTCACGACGCCTTATCGCCTGCCCTCATGGAGCATGTGCACAGGAGCAG AGTCATCCCCGCCTGACTGCATACAGGAGAAGTCCTTCTTCTGCCGTATCAG CGGTGGTAAGGACTGTGAGGGTGACCTGCAGTACTACCCGTTCCGCATGACGCCTTATCTGATGAAAGTCCAGGACACGGTGCATGCTGAGGACCAgttctgctgcctcctcctggCTGAGAGGGTTCTCTCCGGTTATGACG CACCTAGAATTCCAACGGACAAGCGCATCTTCACGACCACGCACACTCCGAGTTGTGTGTTCCAGGATGTGGATGAGAG GGCGGTTCCTCTTCTGGGGTACCTCCCTCAGGACCTGATTGGTACCCCCGTTCTCCTCCACTTGCATCCCAATGACCGCCCCATCATGCTGGCCATCCACAGAAAGA TCCTTCAATATGCAGGGCAACCATTTGACCACTCGTCCATCCGCTTCTGCGCGCGAAACGGAGAGTACATCATCCTGGACACCAGCTGGTCCAGTTTCGTCAACCCGTGGAGCCGCAAGGTCTCCTTTGTTATTGGGAGACATAAAGTCCGAAT GGGCCCTGTGAATGAGGACGTTTTTTCTCCGGCCTCCACTATCAGCGAGATGAAGACCATGGACTCTGACATCCAGGAGATTACTGAGCAGATACATCGACTCCTTCTGCAG CCGGTTCATAACAGCGGCTCCAGTGGCTACGGTAGCCTGAACAACGACCACCACCTGGGCATGACCTCCTCCAACGAGAGCCTCAACAACGGCAAAATGCAACAAGAGGAAGAGCAAGTCAGCCACAAGGCCAGACCT CGAACCTTCCAGGAAATCTGTAAGGGAATTCATCTCCAGAAGAGCCAGGAGCAGCAGATGGCTAAACTAGACAACAGAAAAAGCAGTGGCA TAGAGTCTGCACAGAAGAGCCTAGCGGTGGTGAGGCCCAAAGACCCGGCCGCTCTTTTCAACTGGAAGGAGACCGGCTCCGCTGTAGAGAACAGTAGAGGCTCTTTCCAGGAGGAGCTGGGCGTCGGTGACCAGACTGGCTCGTACTCGTACCAGCAGATCAGTTGTCTGGACAGCGTTATCAG GTACTTGGAGAGCTGTAATGTTCCCATCACCATGAAGAGGAAGTGTCAGTCTTCCTCTAACACCACGTCCTCTAACTCCGACGAGGACAAGCAGAAAGGAGCCAGCAGCATGCAGGTCACTGAAG AACCAGCCTTGTTGAAGAATCAGTCTGGTCTCTCCGCTTTGGATGATCAAGGCAAAAAGTCCAGTGACGCGGCCACAGCGGTAGTGGGCACTTCGCTGCCCCTACCTGTACCAAACAAACCAGAAAGTGTGGTGTCCATAACCAGCCAGTGTAGCTACAGTAGCACCATAGTGCATGTTGGGGACAAGAAACCTCAGCCCGAGTCAG AGATCATAGAGGACGTGCCAGGCGCAGGGGAGACGGCGGAACCCAGCCAGATCCCCACAGCTCCTCCCAGTTCTGTTTCGCCTCCCAGTCAGGAGAGAGAGCCCTACAAAAGACTGGGGCTGACCAAGCAGGTTTTAGCAGCCCACACGCAGAAGGAGGAACAGGCCTTCCTGTGCCGCTTCAGGGAGCTCCGCGGACACTCGGCCCTCAAGGAAAACTGCTCTCAGTACTTGGAGCGCCAGCGAGAACAGTTCACCAGCGATG GGACACCTGCTGCTCGACCCAGCAAACAGAGCGGACAGGGTGCGGAGCCGACCACGAGGCGAGGAACGCGGAATAGGAAGACCAAGTCAAAGCGAGTGAAGAAGATTGAGTCCTCAGACAGCACAGTGTCCCAACACAGACAGCAACAGCTGCGGCCTCCTCTTCTAAACCACGGCCTTAACCAGACATCCTGGTCTCCCTCTGAAACATCGCAATCCGCCTTTCCCATGGCTTATCCTGCCGTCATGTCAGGCTACCCCCTCCAGGTTTACCCCAGCCCCGCAGCCAGCTCCGTAGCTCCCCGCACAGACGCCACCCTGCAAAGCTTTCCTGACAACCAGTGTCCGCAAGCACCCGTCTGCCCCCCGCCCATCCAGGCACCTCCCTTCGGCGCCCCCATGGTCACCCCCGTTGTGGCTCTCGTGATGCCCAACTACCTGTACCCTCTGATGGGCCCAGGGCCACAACCACCACATCCTGTGTACCAGGCAGACACTGGGGGTTTCCCCACCCAAACCCAGCACTGTGCTCAGGCTACGTTTCCAGGCCTGGGACCCTTCGCCCCTTTACCCGCCTTCAACGGTCACAATCAGTTCAACGGCCAGAGCCACTTAATTCCTCAAGCAGGCTACTTGACTCCTTCTTTCTACTTTCCTCCAACCACGGAGACCCCGAAGGCCCCAGTGGAGGGCCAGTCCCGCTCCTCAACACCACAGTCTGGAATAGCTGGCGGCCAAGCGTCCCCGCCCTTGTTCCAGTCCCGCTGCAGCTCGCCTCTCaacctgctggagctggagctttCCGTGGACAGACAGGACAGCACAGCGATGTCTTCGGTGGGACAAGGGAATAATACgactgagagggagaaaggagcGAGTCTCAACCAGGCCAAGGAGAGGGAGCTGAAACAG CCATCTCTCAATCTCCTTGGTCCACCTGGACCCTTGTATTTCGAGGTCACGTCCTGTGTCTGTGAGCGTTTGTCTTGGGATAAAGTGTGCTCTAGGCTGAGGGCTTACACCAAAGAG acaAGCTCACGCGGTGACGGCAACAACAGCGATGCCAACTCCTCGTCCAGCGACATGTTGGACATTATCCTCCAGGAAGACTCCTGTTCAGGCACCGGCTCAGCCACCTCAGGGTCCATGGGCTCGGGGTCCAACGGCTGTGGAACTTCAGCCAGCGGGACGTCGAACAGCGGGACCTCTAAGAGCAGGACATCGGCCAGCGGGACATCAGCCAGCGGGACATCAGGAAGTGGTACAG GAAGCAACAACAGTAGTAACTACTTCGGCAGCGTGGACTCATCTCAGAACAGCcagaaggtcaaaggtcacttaAGCGGCAGTGACGAAAGGCCcgtggagatggagcagagtgAACACTTCATCAA TGACATCCAGAGGGTGCTCAGAGAGGACAAAGAGAAGCTGAGGCTGATGCAGAAGAACCAGCCACGCttttcagaggagcagaagaaagagCTGATCGAGGTCCACCCCTGGATCAAGAAGGGAGGTTTACCCAAAGCCATAGACGTCAAG gtGTGCTCCTGCTGTGACGGCGCGCCAGAAGCAGCagccgcggcggcggcggcagcgggtGAGGATCACCCAGACCTGAGCCTGGGTGATGCGGAGTCAGGAGTCAGCTGCCTGCAGAGGCCCAGAGAGGAGCAATCAAACGCTGGCGCCATCTCTTGTCACGGCTCTTCTCTTAGCTCCACCCAGATGCAACCAGCGAGGCAATAA
- the per2 gene encoding period circadian protein homolog 2 isoform X1 gives MSEDSDSKPYCFAELEDQNGASGCRPSTSCSSIPRGASGCSSMAQLHRMGGYSQGGPDLGLPSEGSDSSGQDPPASSHKLRKNARSRSLPEEDVEMKSSGSSGSGTESHGNESHGNESHGNESHGHGSLGSSNGNSKDSALLESSESNKSSNSHSPSPPSSSNAFSLLSSEQDNPSTSGCSSQESAKAKTQKEVIKTLKELKLHLPAEKKHNNKATTLNTLKYALRCVKQVEANEEYYQLLMINDSQPSGLDVSSYTIEEIDSITSEYTLKNNDIFAVAVSLITGRIVYISDQAASILNCKRDVFKNSKFVEFLTPQDVSVFYSFTTPYRLPSWSMCTGAESSPPDCIQEKSFFCRISGGKDCEGDLQYYPFRMTPYLMKVQDTVHAEDQFCCLLLAERVLSGYDAPRIPTDKRIFTTTHTPSCVFQDVDERAVPLLGYLPQDLIGTPVLLHLHPNDRPIMLAIHRKILQYAGQPFDHSSIRFCARNGEYIILDTSWSSFVNPWSRKVSFVIGRHKVRMGPVNEDVFSPASTISEMKTMDSDIQEITEQIHRLLLQPVHNSGSSGYGSLNNDHHLGMTSSNESLNNGKMQQEEEQVSHKARPRTFQEICKGIHLQKSQEQQMAKLDNRKSSGIESAQKSLAVVRPKDPAALFNWKETGSAVENSRGSFQEELGVGDQTGSYSYQQISCLDSVIRYLESCNVPITMKRKCQSSSNTTSSNSDEDKQKGASSMQVTEEPALLKNQSGLSALDDQGKKSSDAATAVVGTSLPLPVPNKPESVVSITSQCSYSSTIVHVGDKKPQPESEIIEDVPGAGETAEPSQIPTAPPSSVSPPSQEREPYKRLGLTKQVLAAHTQKEEQAFLCRFRELRGHSALKENCSQYLERQREQFTSDGTPAARPSKQSGQGAEPTTRRGTRNRKTKSKRVKKIESSDSTVSQHRQQQLRPPLLNHGLNQTSWSPSETSQSAFPMAYPAVMSGYPLQVYPSPAASSVAPRTDATLQSFPDNQCPQAPVCPPPIQAPPFGAPMVTPVVALVMPNYLYPLMGPGPQPPHPVYQADTGGFPTQTQHCAQATFPGLGPFAPLPAFNGHNQFNGQSHLIPQAGYLTPSFYFPPTTETPKAPVEGQSRSSTPQSGIAGGQASPPLFQSRCSSPLNLLELELSVDRQDSTAMSSVGQGNNTTEREKGASLNQAKERELKQPSLNLLGPPGPLYFEVTSCVCERLSWDKVCSRLRAYTKETSSRGDGNNSDANSSSSDMLDIILQEDSCSGTGSATSGSMGSGSNGCGTSASGTSNSGTSKSRTSASGTSASGTSGSGTGSNNSSNYFGSVDSSQNSQKVKGHLSGSDERPVEMEQSEHFIKYVLQDPLWLLMADTDDKVMMTYELPSRDIQRVLREDKEKLRLMQKNQPRFSEEQKKELIEVHPWIKKGGLPKAIDVKVCSCCDGAPEAAAAAAAAAGEDHPDLSLGDAESGVSCLQRPREEQSNAGAISCHGSSLSSTQMQPARQ, from the exons CCTCGTCGCACAAGCTTCGCAAGAATGCTCGCTCCAGATCGCTCCctgaggaggatgtggagaTGAAGAGCAGCGGGTCCAGTGGGAGTGGGACTGAATCACACGGCAACGAGAGCCACGGCAATGAGAGCCACGGAAATGAGAGTCACGGCCATGGGTCGTTGGGCAGCTCCAATGGCAACAGCAAAGACTCAGCACTCCTGGAATCATCAGAGAGCAACAAGAG CTCCAACTCCCACAGCCCGTCTCCTCCGAGCAGCTCCAACGCCTTCAGTCTGCTCAGCTCCGAGCAGGACAACCCTTCAACCAGCGGCTGCAG TAGTCAGGAATCAGCCAAAGCCAAGACCCAGAAGGAGGTGATTAAAACTCTGAAAGAGCTGAAGCTTCACCTGCCTGCtgagaagaaacacaataaCAAGGCTACCACATTGAACACCCTCAAGTACGCCCTGCGATGTGTGAAGCAGGTGGAAG CCAATGAGGAGTATTACCAGCTGCTGATGATCAATGACAGCCAGCCTTCAGGCCTGGATGTATCTTCTTATACAATAGAGGAAATAGACAGCATCACTTCTGAATACACCCTTAAAAACAAT GACATTTTCGCAGTAGCGGTGTCTCTAATCACAGGGAGGATAGTCTACATTTCTGACCAGGCTGCCTCCATCCTCAACTGCAAAAGAGACGTGTTCAAGAACTCCAAGTTTGTGGAGTTCCTGACGCCGCAGGATGTCAGCGTGTTCTACAGCTTCACGACGCCTTATCGCCTGCCCTCATGGAGCATGTGCACAGGAGCAG AGTCATCCCCGCCTGACTGCATACAGGAGAAGTCCTTCTTCTGCCGTATCAG CGGTGGTAAGGACTGTGAGGGTGACCTGCAGTACTACCCGTTCCGCATGACGCCTTATCTGATGAAAGTCCAGGACACGGTGCATGCTGAGGACCAgttctgctgcctcctcctggCTGAGAGGGTTCTCTCCGGTTATGACG CACCTAGAATTCCAACGGACAAGCGCATCTTCACGACCACGCACACTCCGAGTTGTGTGTTCCAGGATGTGGATGAGAG GGCGGTTCCTCTTCTGGGGTACCTCCCTCAGGACCTGATTGGTACCCCCGTTCTCCTCCACTTGCATCCCAATGACCGCCCCATCATGCTGGCCATCCACAGAAAGA TCCTTCAATATGCAGGGCAACCATTTGACCACTCGTCCATCCGCTTCTGCGCGCGAAACGGAGAGTACATCATCCTGGACACCAGCTGGTCCAGTTTCGTCAACCCGTGGAGCCGCAAGGTCTCCTTTGTTATTGGGAGACATAAAGTCCGAAT GGGCCCTGTGAATGAGGACGTTTTTTCTCCGGCCTCCACTATCAGCGAGATGAAGACCATGGACTCTGACATCCAGGAGATTACTGAGCAGATACATCGACTCCTTCTGCAG CCGGTTCATAACAGCGGCTCCAGTGGCTACGGTAGCCTGAACAACGACCACCACCTGGGCATGACCTCCTCCAACGAGAGCCTCAACAACGGCAAAATGCAACAAGAGGAAGAGCAAGTCAGCCACAAGGCCAGACCT CGAACCTTCCAGGAAATCTGTAAGGGAATTCATCTCCAGAAGAGCCAGGAGCAGCAGATGGCTAAACTAGACAACAGAAAAAGCAGTGGCA TAGAGTCTGCACAGAAGAGCCTAGCGGTGGTGAGGCCCAAAGACCCGGCCGCTCTTTTCAACTGGAAGGAGACCGGCTCCGCTGTAGAGAACAGTAGAGGCTCTTTCCAGGAGGAGCTGGGCGTCGGTGACCAGACTGGCTCGTACTCGTACCAGCAGATCAGTTGTCTGGACAGCGTTATCAG GTACTTGGAGAGCTGTAATGTTCCCATCACCATGAAGAGGAAGTGTCAGTCTTCCTCTAACACCACGTCCTCTAACTCCGACGAGGACAAGCAGAAAGGAGCCAGCAGCATGCAGGTCACTGAAG AACCAGCCTTGTTGAAGAATCAGTCTGGTCTCTCCGCTTTGGATGATCAAGGCAAAAAGTCCAGTGACGCGGCCACAGCGGTAGTGGGCACTTCGCTGCCCCTACCTGTACCAAACAAACCAGAAAGTGTGGTGTCCATAACCAGCCAGTGTAGCTACAGTAGCACCATAGTGCATGTTGGGGACAAGAAACCTCAGCCCGAGTCAG AGATCATAGAGGACGTGCCAGGCGCAGGGGAGACGGCGGAACCCAGCCAGATCCCCACAGCTCCTCCCAGTTCTGTTTCGCCTCCCAGTCAGGAGAGAGAGCCCTACAAAAGACTGGGGCTGACCAAGCAGGTTTTAGCAGCCCACACGCAGAAGGAGGAACAGGCCTTCCTGTGCCGCTTCAGGGAGCTCCGCGGACACTCGGCCCTCAAGGAAAACTGCTCTCAGTACTTGGAGCGCCAGCGAGAACAGTTCACCAGCGATG GGACACCTGCTGCTCGACCCAGCAAACAGAGCGGACAGGGTGCGGAGCCGACCACGAGGCGAGGAACGCGGAATAGGAAGACCAAGTCAAAGCGAGTGAAGAAGATTGAGTCCTCAGACAGCACAGTGTCCCAACACAGACAGCAACAGCTGCGGCCTCCTCTTCTAAACCACGGCCTTAACCAGACATCCTGGTCTCCCTCTGAAACATCGCAATCCGCCTTTCCCATGGCTTATCCTGCCGTCATGTCAGGCTACCCCCTCCAGGTTTACCCCAGCCCCGCAGCCAGCTCCGTAGCTCCCCGCACAGACGCCACCCTGCAAAGCTTTCCTGACAACCAGTGTCCGCAAGCACCCGTCTGCCCCCCGCCCATCCAGGCACCTCCCTTCGGCGCCCCCATGGTCACCCCCGTTGTGGCTCTCGTGATGCCCAACTACCTGTACCCTCTGATGGGCCCAGGGCCACAACCACCACATCCTGTGTACCAGGCAGACACTGGGGGTTTCCCCACCCAAACCCAGCACTGTGCTCAGGCTACGTTTCCAGGCCTGGGACCCTTCGCCCCTTTACCCGCCTTCAACGGTCACAATCAGTTCAACGGCCAGAGCCACTTAATTCCTCAAGCAGGCTACTTGACTCCTTCTTTCTACTTTCCTCCAACCACGGAGACCCCGAAGGCCCCAGTGGAGGGCCAGTCCCGCTCCTCAACACCACAGTCTGGAATAGCTGGCGGCCAAGCGTCCCCGCCCTTGTTCCAGTCCCGCTGCAGCTCGCCTCTCaacctgctggagctggagctttCCGTGGACAGACAGGACAGCACAGCGATGTCTTCGGTGGGACAAGGGAATAATACgactgagagggagaaaggagcGAGTCTCAACCAGGCCAAGGAGAGGGAGCTGAAACAG CCATCTCTCAATCTCCTTGGTCCACCTGGACCCTTGTATTTCGAGGTCACGTCCTGTGTCTGTGAGCGTTTGTCTTGGGATAAAGTGTGCTCTAGGCTGAGGGCTTACACCAAAGAG acaAGCTCACGCGGTGACGGCAACAACAGCGATGCCAACTCCTCGTCCAGCGACATGTTGGACATTATCCTCCAGGAAGACTCCTGTTCAGGCACCGGCTCAGCCACCTCAGGGTCCATGGGCTCGGGGTCCAACGGCTGTGGAACTTCAGCCAGCGGGACGTCGAACAGCGGGACCTCTAAGAGCAGGACATCGGCCAGCGGGACATCAGCCAGCGGGACATCAGGAAGTGGTACAG GAAGCAACAACAGTAGTAACTACTTCGGCAGCGTGGACTCATCTCAGAACAGCcagaaggtcaaaggtcacttaAGCGGCAGTGACGAAAGGCCcgtggagatggagcagagtgAACACTTCATCAAGTATGTACTGCAGGACCCGCTGTGGCTGCTCATGGCCGACACAGATGACAAGGTCATGATGACCTATGAGCTGCCCTCGCG TGACATCCAGAGGGTGCTCAGAGAGGACAAAGAGAAGCTGAGGCTGATGCAGAAGAACCAGCCACGCttttcagaggagcagaagaaagagCTGATCGAGGTCCACCCCTGGATCAAGAAGGGAGGTTTACCCAAAGCCATAGACGTCAAG gtGTGCTCCTGCTGTGACGGCGCGCCAGAAGCAGCagccgcggcggcggcggcagcgggtGAGGATCACCCAGACCTGAGCCTGGGTGATGCGGAGTCAGGAGTCAGCTGCCTGCAGAGGCCCAGAGAGGAGCAATCAAACGCTGGCGCCATCTCTTGTCACGGCTCTTCTCTTAGCTCCACCCAGATGCAACCAGCGAGGCAATAA